A section of the Telopea speciosissima isolate NSW1024214 ecotype Mountain lineage chromosome 3, Tspe_v1, whole genome shotgun sequence genome encodes:
- the LOC122656455 gene encoding E3 ubiquitin-protein ligase SIS3-like — protein MAIRGVDFKWYDGFFMSMLATSVIIVSINWKRYHLCTYPLHLWIVVDYTTVFVFRLLMFLDNGLAAGMGLDLGWQQRYARFCGRIVVLSILSLLLYPFLWAWTVIGTLWFTSARSCLPEESQKWGFLIWLLFSYCGLICIACISTGKWLVRRQAHLLRAQQGIPISEHGVLVDMIRVPDWAFEAAGQEMRGMGQDTAAYHPGLYLTATQREAVEALIQELPKFRLKSVPTDCSECPICLEEFRVGNEVRGLPCAHNFHVECIDEWLRLNVKCPRCRCSVFPNLDLSALSNFHADSGRTSASAVTTTSYVRAQPVGQSYLLRLQGLLRPIRTENAVPGNDVESALAAAEDGRLATVTQNPTSITHAPVMECIVVDQSTQLQH, from the exons ATGGCCATCAGAGGCGTCGATTTCAAGTG GTATGATGGATTCTTCATGTCCATGCTCGCGACAAGTGT AATCATTGTTTCGATCAATTGGAAGCGTTATCATCTCTGTACATATCCTTTGCATTTATGGATTGTG GTTGACTATACCACTGTCTTTGTTTTCCGGCTATTAATGTTTCTCGATAATGGCCTTGCTGCGGGGATGGGTTT GGATCTTGGGTGGCAGCAAAGATATGCTCGCTTCTGTGGAAGAATTGTGGTTCTTTCAATTCTTTCACTGCTACTTTATCCGTTCCTTTGGGCTTGGACTGTAATTGGGACCCTTTGGTTTACAAGTGCAAGAAGCTGT TTGCCTGAGGAAAGTCAGAAATGGGGTTTCCTTATTTGGTTGCTTTTCAGCTATTGTGGTCTCATTTGCATTGCCTGCATCTCCACAGGAAAG TGGTTGGTACGAAGGCAAGCGCATCTGCTACGTGCTCAACAAGGGATTCCGATTTCAGAACATGGT GTTTTGGTTGACATGATCCGGGTACCTGATTGGGCTTTTGAAGCTGCTGGTCAGGAGATGAGAGGGATGGGCCAAGATACAGCTGCATACCATCCAGGACTTTACTTGACAGCAACCCAG AGAGAAGCAGTGGAGGCACTTATACAGGAACTTCCGAAGTTTAGGCTAAAATCTGTTCCAACTGATTGCAGTGAATGCCCTATCTGCCTTGAAGAGTTCCGTGTAGGTAATGAG GTTCGTGGGCTCCCATGTGCTCACAATTTCCATGTAGAGTGCATTGATGAGTGGCTTCGGCTGAATGTAAAGTGTCCACGTTGCCGATGCTCTGTCTTCCCTAACCTTGACCTCAGTGCCCTCTCCAATTTCCATGCTGATTCTGGACGGACGTCTGCCAGTGCTGTGACCACCACAAGCTATGTGCGAGCTCAGCCTGTTGGCCAGAGTTATCTGTTGAGGTTGCAGGGACTGCTCAGACCAATCCGAACGGAGAATGCCGTACCAGGCAATGATGTGGAAAGTGCGTTGGCAGCTGCTGAGGATGGAAGATTGGCGACAGTGACTCAAAATCCCACCAGCATTACTCATGCTCCAGTGATGGAATGCATAGTTGTTGACCAGTCAACCCAGCTTCAACATTAA